Genomic segment of Serinicoccus hydrothermalis:
GTCCTGGCGACGCTGGGCGTCGTCATCCGCGAGCGCGGGCTGGGCCCGCACTGGGGAGTCTCCATCGCGACGGTCGTGCTGGCGGCCACCATCCCGCTGGGGGGTGCCTACGGTGCCGCTCTGGTCGGAGGTCTGGCCTATCTCGCGGACCCCGGGGCGCGCACGCTGCGGACGAGGCTGTTCAACGTGACCATGACCGCGGCCGTCGGAGCGGTCGGCGGCACCTGCTACGCCCTGCTGGGCGGCAGCTTCGTCCAGAACGTCGACTTCACGCCGCGGGAGCTGCTGCTCCGGGTCGGCGTCCCGCTGGCCGTGGCCTACGTGGTCATGGCGCTGGTCAACGCGCTGTGCATCGGGGCGATGTCCTTCCTCGTCCGGGGCACGCGGGTCCTCACCGTGGCCCGGTCGGTCCTCAGCAGCCTGGGGTGGGGATACCTGGCGCACGCGGTGACGGCCTTCCTCTTCGTCGTGCTCTGGGGACCGGTCGGCCTCGGCCCGGCCTCCGCGGTCTTCGTGCTCGGACCGCTGCTCGTGGCGCACTGGACGATCGGCCGCGACGCCCTGGCGCGGCGGGAGCACCAGGAGACGGTCACGACCTTCGTCGCGGCGCTGGAGCAGGCCGACCCCGCGTCCGTGGGCCACAGCGCCCGGGTGGCGGACGTGGCGGACGCGCTCGGCGCGCAGCTCGGGCTCTCCGGCGAGGCCGCCGAGGAGCTGCGCTACGCCGCGCTGCTGCACGACATCGGGATGATGGTGGTCCGCTCCGAGTTCCCGCACGACCCGGACGACGAGATCGCCTACCTCACCGCGCTCAGCGCCCACCCCTCGGCCGGCCTCAACGTCCTGGCCGGGCTGGACTTCCTCGAGGAGTCCCTCCCGGCCATCGCGCACCACCACGAGCGCTGGGACGGCAGGGGATATCCCGCGGGCCTGCAGGGCGAGCAGATCCCCCTGGCGGCACGGATCATCGCCGTGGCGGACGCCTTCGACGCGCTGATGGCCCCCCAGCAGGGCTCGCGCGTCGACCCGCTCGCGGTGGCCGAGGAGCTGGGCCGACGCGCCGGGACCCACCTCGACCCGACCGTCGTGTCCGCGCTGCACGCCGCGCTCGCGCGTCCGGGCGGGCTGGGCGCAGGACAGGCGAGCCGACCGGCACCGTGCCAGGACCGTGGAGGCCTGCCCGACCACGACCACCCGGGAGTGAGCGACCTCTTCGCGGACTGGCAGCCGGAGAACGTGGGCCAGGCGTGAGGCCGGCGCAGAGGAGGTGGCGGCCGTGCCGCTGACGTGGCCCCTGGCGCTGGTCGGGTTCGTGGCCCTGGTCCTCAGCGAGGCGTGGCGCCAGGCCTCGCCGGTGCCCGTGCGCGAGAGCCCGCTGACCCAGGCCTGTGCCATGGCCCTGGCCATGTCCACGGCCTGGCCGGTGGCCGGTGGGCTGGGGGACCTCCGGGGTCTGTTCGGGCCCCTGCTGCTGGCCGCCGGCGCGGTCCTGCTCGTCGCCCTCTGGTACCGCCGGGTCCGGGCCGTCCCCCAGGGCCTGCTCCGACTGGCCACCTCGGTGGTGGTCGCCGGGCTGCTCGTGCGCGTCCCCGGACCGAACGGCACCACCCTGCTCGAGCGCATCGAGCACCCCGAGGGCGACACGGCACTCTTCGCCCTGACCCTGCTCGCGGCGGCGGTGCTGGCCGCTGCCGCGCCGATCGTCGCCCGGGGGGTGCAGGCGGCGCTGCGCCGGCACGCGTGGCCGTGGGCGACGCTGCTGGCCGAGCTGGGCCGGCAGGCCCCGGTGTCGCTCGCCGCGGCCTCGACCGCCGTGGTGATGTCGCTGGCGCTGACCGAGCTCGGCGCGGCGAGCCTGGTGCTCTTCCAGGTGCCGCTGCTCGTGCTGCAGCCGGCCGTGGCCCGCCAGCGCCGCATCCGGCAGGCCCAGCGGCAGACGGTCTTCGCCCTGGCCCGCCTCCCCGAGGAGGCCGGCTTCGCCGCGGCCGGGCACGGTGCCCGCGTGGCCGCGCTCGCGGTACCCATCGCCCGGGACCTCGGTGTCGAGCCGTCCGACCTCGCGGACGTCGAGGCGGCCGCCCTCCTGCACGACATCGGCCAGGTCGGCCTGGACCGCCCCGTCCCCGACGGCGCGACGGTCGAGGTCTCCGGTCGGGACCAGAGGCAGATCGCCGCCACCGGGTCCTCCATCCTCGCCCGCACCGCCGAGCTCTCCCGGCTCTCCACGCTCGTCGCCGACGTCGGGCTGGCGCAGCACCGGGCGGTCGAGCGGGGCGACGTCTCCCTCACCTCCCGCGTCGTCCGGGTGGCCTCCGCCTACGACGACCTCACCGGCCGCGCGACGCGGCTCGCGGGGGCCGCGGGTCCGGTGCACGCGCTGGAGCGCATCCTGCGCACGACGCCGCACGAGTACGACCCGGTCGTCGTGGCGGCCCTCATCCGCCAGCTGGAGCGTCGCGGGGCGCTGTCGGCCGCCCAGGCGGCGACCCTGCGGGACTGACGCGAGGAGCCGCCCCCGACGCCGTGGCGTCGGGGGCGGCTCCTCGTGCGGTGCGGCTGGGCTCAGCCCTTCTTGGTCTCGGCGAAGATCTCCGCGATGCGGTCGATCTTGCCCAGCAGCTCGTCGGCCGTCGCGACGTCGAAGCTGCCCTTGGTGCCCGAGGCGCCGGCCAGCTTGGTGGCCTCGTTGACCAGCACGTGCAGCTCCGGGAACTGCTCGAAGTGCGGCGGCTTGAAGTAGTCGGTCCACAGCACCCACAGGTGGTGCTTGACCAGCTCCGAGCGCTGCTCCTTGATGATCATGGCGCGCATACGGAAGTCGGCGTCGTCGTTGTCCGCGACCTTCTCGCAGATCTTCTTGACCGACTCGGCCTCGATCCGGGCCTGGGCGGGGTCGTAGACGCCGCAGGGCAGGTCGCAGTGCGCGCTGACCTCGATCGTGGGGGCGAAGAACCTGGTGAACATCAGTCATCCTTTGCAGTGGTCGGGAGGGGCTCCAACACCCCTCACGTTAGCCTGACCGGGTGCTGCTCGCGATCGACACCGCCACCGGGACCGTCGGTGCCGCCGTGCACGACGGTGAGCGGGTGCTGGCGGAGGTCGTCCACGAGGACGCGAGGCGGCACGGCGAGCTGCTCGCACCGGCGATCCGGGGTGCGCTGGACCAGGCGGGCGTCCCGGTCTCGGCGCTGAGCGCAGTGGTGTGCGGGGTCGGACCGGGGCCGTTCACCGGCCTGCGCGTCGGGGTCGTCACGGCCCTGACCCTCGCCCACAGCCGGGGGCTCCTACCGCCCCAGGGGATCTGCTCGCTGGACGCGGTGGCCCACCAGGGCGTGAGCGTCCACGAGGGGGAGCTGCTCGTCGCCACGGACGCACGACGCCGGGAGGTGTACTGGGCACGCTACGAGGTCGGGGCGCACACCGCGCGTCGCCTGGACGGACCCGGGGTGGCGCGGGCCGCCGACCTGCCCGAGCCGGTGCGCACCCTGCCCGTCGCCGGGCGGGGTGCGGCGCTCTACCCGGAGGCCCTCACCGGTCCACCGCTCCCCGGGGTCACCGACGCCCGCCCGGGGGCCCTGGCCGAGCTGGCCGTGCGGCTGCGTCGCGGCGACCACCCGGACGCCTCGACGGCGCTGCTGCCGCCCGAGCCGCTCTACCTGCGCCGCCCCGACGCGGTCGAGCCGAGCCGGTGAGCCCCGCCGCGCCGCGTCCCGCCACCTGGCGGGACATCCCCTTGATGGCCGGCCTGGAACGGGCGGCCTTCCCGGACGACCCGTGGACCGAGGCGAGCCTGTGGGGCGAGCTCGCGCAACGCCCCCGGCGCTCCTACGTGGTGATGCGCGAGCCCGGGTCCGAGGAGCTGCTGGGGTATGCCGGGCTGGACCTCGCGGGGGACGTCGCCGACGTCATGACGCTCGCCGTGGACCCGCATGCGCGGGGCCGGGGGATCGGGGGCCTGCTGCTGGAGGACCTGCACCGCCGGGCCCTGGCCGGCGGCGCCGCGAGCATGATGCTCGAGGTCCGCAGCGGCAACGAGCCGGCCCGCGGGCTCTACGCGGCCCGCGGCTACTCCCTGGTGCGATCGCGCCCCCGCTACTACCCGTCCGGCGAGGACGCCCTCGTCCTGCGCAAGGAGCTGTCCGCCGATGTCTGAACCCCTGGTGCTGGGCATCGAGACCAGCTGCGACGAGACCGGTGTGGGGCTGGTCCGCGGCCAGACCCTGCTCTTCGACGCGATCGCGAGCAGCGTGGACCAGCACGCCCGGTTCGGCGGCGTCGTCCCCGAGGTCGCGAGCCGCGCCCACCTCGAGGCGATGGTCCCGACGATCGAGCGGGCCTGCCGCGAGGCCGGGGTCCGGCTGCAGGACGTCGACGCCGTCTCGGTGACCGCCGGGCCGGGGCTGGCGGGGGCACTCCTCGTCGGGGTCGCCTCGGCCAAGGCGCTGGCGCTCGGGCTGGGGGTGCCGCTCTTCGGCGTCAACCACCTGGCGGCCCATGTGGCCGTCGACGTGGTGGAGCACGGTCCGCTCCCGGAGCCGACGATGGGGCTGCTCGTGAGCGGTGGACACTCCAACCTGCTCCTCGTGCCCGACGTCACCCACGACATCCGCTCGCTCGGCGCGACGATCGACGACGCGGCGGGGGAGGCCTTCGACAAGGTCGCGCGGGTCCTCGGCCTCCCGTTCCCCGGCGGGCCGCACATCGACCGGGTGGCCCGTGAGGGCGACCAGGTGGCCATCGACTTCCCCCGCGGTCTCACCTCGGGCCGCGACCTGCAGCGGCACCGCTTCGACTACTCCTTCTCCGGCCTCAAGACCGCCGTGGCTCGGTGGGTCCAGGCCCGGGAGGACGCCGGAGAACCCGTGCCGGTCGCCGACGTCGCCGCCAGCTTCCAGGAGGCGGTGGTCGACGTGCTCACCCGCAAGGCGGTCCTCGCCTGCTCCGAGCACGGGGTCGAGGACCTGCTCATCGGGGGAGGGGTGGCCGCCAACAGCCGGCTGCGTTCCCTCGCCCAGGAGCGGTGCGACGCCGCCGGGATCCGGTTGCGGGTGCCCCGCCCGGGACTGTGCACCGACAACGGCGCGATGGTCGCCGCGCTCGGCGCCCAGATGCTCGTCCGGGGCCGCCAGGCCTCCCGGCTGGACCTGCCCGCGGACTCCTCCCAGCCGGTGGAGCAGGTGAGCAGCTGAGGGACGCGGCGAGACCCGGGGGCCCGACTTGCCGGGGGTGGCAGCAGAGGCGCACCATAAGTCCTCGTGCGTGTCTTCTGGGCCCATCCGGCCCGCTCGGTCACCCTGGGCTTCCTCGGGCTCGTCGTGGTCGGCACCACCCTCCTCCTGCTGCCGGTCTCGCGCGCGGCCGCCGCGCCCGCGGACGCGCTGGTCGCCGCCTTCACCACGGTGTCCGCCACCTGCGTGACCGGGCTCATCACCGTGGACACCGGGACCTACTGGACCCCCTTCGGCCAGGTCGTCATCCTCGCCCTCATCCAGATCGGCGGGTTCGGCGTCATGACCCTGGCGACGCTCCTGGCGATGGCGGTGCGCGGCAAGCTGGGCCTGCGCTCCAGCCTCGCGGCGCAGGCCGACTCGCACTCGCAGCGGCTGGGCGAGGTCCGCGCGGCCATCTTCTCCACGCTGCGCATCCTCGTGGTGCTGGAGATCGTCGTCGCGCTGGTGCTCGCGGCGCGCTTCCACTGGGGCTACGGGTATGCCCCCGGCCGCGCCCTCTGGCACGGCGTCTTCCACGCGATCTCGGCGGTCAACAACGCCGGCTTCGCCCTGTACCCGGACAGCGCGACGGGCTTCGTCGGCGACATCTTCGTCATCGGACCGATCTGCTTCGCCCTGGTCGTCGGGGGACTGGGCTTCCCGGTGCTGCGCGAGCTGCTCCGGCGGGTGCCGCGCGAGCGGTGGAGCGTGCATACCCGGCTCACGCTGTGGGGCACCGCGGTGCTCATCGTCCTCGGCACCGGCCTCTTCTGGTGGTTCGAGACCCGGGGCGGCGGCACGCTGACCGGGCTGGACCCGTGGGGCCAGTTCGTGGGGGCGCTGGGCGGGGGGCTCTTCCCCCGCACCGCCGGCTTCAACAGCATCGACTACGGCATGGCGAGCGACGAGACGCTGGCGGTGACGATCGTGCTGATGTTCATCGGCGGCGGCTCGGCGGGCACGGCCGGCGGGGTGAAGATCACCACCTTCCTCATCCTGGCCTTCGTCATCTGGTCCGAGGTCCGGGGCGAGCCGGACGTCGTCATCGGGCGTCGCCGGATCTCCAGCGCGACCCAGCGCCAGGCCCTGTCCGTGGCGCTGCTCGCCGTGGGCCTGGTCGTCGTCTCCGCGATCTACCTCATGAGCCGCACCGAGGGGATGCGACCCACCGACCTGCTCTTCGAGACGGTCTCCGCCTTCGCCACGGTCGGGCTCTCGACCGGCCTCACGGCCTCGCTCCCGTGGGACGCCCAGCTGCTGCTCATGCTCCTCATGTTCCTCGGTCGCGTCGGCCCCATCACGGTGGCCGCGGCGCTGGCCCTCAACACCCGTCACCGGCACTACCGACTCCCGGAGGAGAGACCCGTTGTTGGCTAGGAAGAAGCGCGACCCCGAGGGTGGGGTCCCGACCGTCATGGTCGTCGGTCTCGGACGGTTCGGCACCGCCGTCTGCGAGTCCCTGGTGCGCCAGGGGGTCGACGTGCTGGCGATCGACACCGACGAGCGCCGGGTGCAGAAGTATGCCGACGAGCTCACGCACACCGTCGTCGCCGACGCGACCGACGGGGAGGCGATGCGCCAGCTCGGCGTCGGCAGCGTGGACCGGGCCGTCGTCGCCATCGGTTCCGACATCGAGGCCAGCGTGCTCAGCGTCATCACCCTGCACGAGGCGGGCGTCGACCGGATCTACGCCAAGGCCATCACCCGCAAGCACGGCAAGATCCTGGCCAGCATCGGCGCCGACCACGTCATCTACCCCGAGTACGTCATGGGCCAGCGGGTGGCGCACATGGTGACCGACGGTGTGGCCGACTACCTGGAGTTCGACGACGAGTTCGCGATCGCCCGGTGCAGCGCCCCGGTGGAGACCTGGGACCGGAGCCTGGCCGACTCGGGGGTGCGGACGCGGCACACCATCACCGTCGTCGGGATCAAGCCGCCGGGCGCACCCTTCACGTATGCCGTCCCCGAGACGGTCGTCGAGGAGGGGGACGAGCTGGTGGTCTCCGGACGCGTGGGGGACGTGGAGCGCTTCGTGGCGCTCCCGCGCGCCTCCCGGGCCTGACCGGACCCGTCCCTCAGGGGTCGTGCCGGTCCACCATGAGGACCGTCGGTGCACCGGCCACGGTCGTGAGGACCAGGACCGCCTCGACGCCGCCGCGGGCCTTCCGCGGCAGGCGCAGCTCGGTCCGGAAGGCGTCCGGGTCCACCTGGACCCCGCGCTTCTTGATCGTCACCGCCCCGTGGGGTCGCTCCCGCAACCACGCGCGCACGGTCCGGGCCTGCAGCGGGAGCACCTCGCGGACGGCATACCACCGGGCGAAGGGCAGGTCGACCGGCGCCGGCGCCGTGACGTAGCCGGCCCCCGCTGACACCTCCCGTCCCCGCACCAGGGCGGCCACCGAGCCGGTCAGCCCGGCTGCCAGCACGGTCCGGTCCGGCTCGGCGAGCCAGGGTCCGAGCTCGTCGGCCCGGGTGAGCGGCTCGTCGTGCGGGAGCTCGCCGAGCTCGTGCCAGGTCACCTCCGGCCCCGCGTCGTGCCCGACGACGGCGTGGCGTCCGGTGCTGTCGAGCCCCCACCACAGCGCGCACTCGAGCACGTCGCCGTCGAGACCGACCCACTCGGCGCAGACGTCGGCGGGGATCTGCGCGCGGGGGAAGACCGGTGAGAGCTTGGCCACCGTGGCGCGCGCCCGTGCCGCGACGTCGAGCACGGTCCCGAACGGCGGTGAGAGGTCGGCGAGGCGGTGGACGCGTCGCGTCCGGCCCGCGACGTCCGCCCGGCCGGGGGTGCGGCGGGCCGGGTCGAGGAAGGCCGCGTCGCCGGGCCCGACCGTGACGTCCGCGGCGTCGGCGACCACGACCCGGGCCCGGTCGAAGGGCGCGAGGTTGGCCCGCGCGGCGGCGGCGACGACCGGGTCCGAGTCGACCGCGGTCACCGCGAGACCGGCCTCCGCGAGGGCGCGCGCGTCCAGCCCCAGCCCGCAGCCCAGGTCCAGGACGTGCTCGACCCCGGTGCCCGCCACCATCCGGGCCCGTCGCGCGGCGACCGCCGGCCGGGTGGCCTGCTCGAGGCCGTCCTGGGTCAGCAGGAGCTCGTCCGCGAGGGCACCGAGCCGCGGTCTCGCGCGCGCCCGCAGCCGCGCCTGGGTGAGGGCGGCGGACACGAGGTCGGCGTCATGGCCCTGCGCGCGCAGCCGGCTCATCAGCGCGAGCGCCCCCGACTCCTCGTAGGGCGGGAGGCCGGACAGCAGCTGCGCCCCGGGCCCGTCGCGCAGGCGGTCCATGAGGGCCACGGCAGGGTCGGCGGTCATGACCCCAGTGTGACCGCCGCGTAGATTGTGCCCATGCCCCGCGTCTTCAGCCGCAAGGTCAGCCGACTGCTCCGCCGTGGCCGTCGGCTGGCCCTGGGGACGGCCGCGGCGGGGCTCGCCGGGCAGCTGACCCTGGCCGCGGGCGTGGTCGCCGCCGACGCGCTGCGCAAGCGCCGCGACCACGTCGAGCGCGACGCCCCGGAGCGCGACCCCGTGTCCGCGACCGTGCGCGGGGCCAGGGTCACCACCTACACCTACGGCCAGTACCTCTACGACGACATGATCGCCGCCATCGACGAGGCGGAGGACTTCGTCTACCTCGCCTCCTACATCTGGAAGGGCGACGACGTCGGCCGGGCGTTCAAGGACGCCGTGGTGCGGGCCGCGGACCGGGGCGTCCTGGTCTGCCTCGTCTTCGACGGCTTCGCCAACCTCGTCGTGCCGCGCGAGTTCCTCGACTTCCCGGACGGCGTGCACATGCTGCGCTTCCCCGTCCTGCGCACCGCGCTGCCGATCATCGACATCCGGGCCTCTGGCCGGGACCACCGCAAGATCCTCGTGGTCGACGGCCGGGTCGGCTTCGTCGGGGGTTACAACATCGGCTCGCTGTATGCCACCAGCTGGCGGGACACGCACGTCCGGGTCGAGGGGGACAGCGTCTGGGAGCTGACCAACGCCTTCACCGACTTCTGGAACCGGCACAAGGGCAAGCGGCGCCCGCAGCTCCCGGACAGCGGGACGATGGAGTGGAACGCCAACATCCGGGCCGCCCGCAACGAGCCGAGCCGCGTGGTCTACCCGGTGCGCGCGCTCTACCTCGAGGCGATCGACCGCGCCGTCCACCGGATCTGGATCACGCAGGGCTACTTCATCCCGGACCGGGAGATCCTGCACGGGCTGCTCACCGCAGCCTCGCGCGGCGTGGACGTGCGGGTGGTGATGCCGCAGGCCTCCAACCACGTGCTCGCCGACATCGTGGCGCAGTCCTACTACGCGACGCTGCTCGAGGGCGGGGTGCGGCTGCACCTCTACCACGACGTCATGGTGCACGCGAAGACCATGACGGTGGACGGCCAGTGGGCCACGATCGGCACGGCCAACATCGACCGGCTGTCGATGCAGGGCAACTACGAGATCAACCTCGAGATCGTGGACGAGCAGCAGGCCGCCCACATGGAGAACATCTTCCGCGCCGACCTCGAGCAATGCCACGAGCTCACGCTGGAGGAGTGGGAGCGACGCGGCCGGGGGACCCGGCTGGTGGAGCGCGTCCTGCAGCCGCTGCAGGTGATGCTCTGAGGCCGGTGGGGAGCGGAGCCCCCTGACGGTACTGGCACTCGGTTTGACCGAGTGCTAACCGCGTGCCTAGATTCGTCCTAGCACTCTCGGCACGTCAGTGCCAGCCGCGAGCGCCGACCGACCCCCGCGACGGCGGTGGGCCATCGCGGTGGAGTGAGCACGACCCAGCAGCGACCACCTGGCCGGCGCGCCGCGCCGGACACCTGAAGGAGAGAAGGAAGGTAACCGTGTCGGTTTCCATCAAGCCGCTCGAGGACCGCATCGTCGTCAAGGCCGTCGAGGCCGAGCAGACGACGGCCTCTGGTCTCGTCATCCCGGACACCGCCAAGGAGAAGCCCCAGGAGGGCGAAGTCCTGGCGGTCGGCCCCGGCCGCGTCGACGACAACGGCAACCGCGTCCCCATGGACGTCGCCGTCGGCGACCGCGTCATCTACAGCAAGTACGGCGGCACCGAGGTGAAGTACTCCGGCGAGGAGTTCCTCATCCTGTCGGCCCGCGACGTGCTCGCGGTCGTCGGCTGACCCGGCCGAACTCCCTGCGGCCGACTCGACCCGCACGCCACGCCCCGGCCGCCGATCCCGGTGACCGGGGCGCGGGCGTGCGGGCTGCCGGTCCCCTCGCACCGCATACCTGAAAGGAGCGCTCGCCCATGGCGAAGCAGCTGCAGTTCAACGACGACGCCCGCAAGGCGCTGGAGCGGGGCGTCGACGCCCTGGCCAACGCCGTCAAGGTGACGCTGGGCCCCAAGGGCCGCAACGTCGTCCTCGACAAGAAGTGGGGCGCGCCGACCATCACCAACGACGGCGTGACCATCGCCCGCGAGGTCGAGCTGGAGGACCCCTACGAGAACCTCGGGGCCCAGCTGGCCAAGGAGGTCGCGACCAAGACCAACGACATCGCCGGTGACGGCACGACCACCGCGACCGTGCTGGCCCAGGCCATGGTCAAGGAGGGCCTGCGCAACGTCGCCGCCGGAGCGGCGCCGTCCGGCCTCAAGCGCGGCATCGACGCGGCCGTGTCCGCCATCAACGACCGCCTGCTGGAGACCGCCCGCGAGCTCGAGGGCCGCGACGAGATCGCCCAGGTGGCCGGGCTGTCCGCCCAGGACCCGCAGATCGGCGAGCTCATCGCCGACGCCTTCGACAAGGTGGGCAAGGACGGCGTCATCACGGTGGAGGAGTCCTCCACCACCGCGATGGAGCTCGAGTTCACCGAGGGCATGCAGTTCGACAAGGGCTACCTCTCGCCCTACTTCGTCACCGACAGCGAGCGGATGGAGGCCGTCCTGGAGGACGCCTACGTCCTGCTCGTGCAGGGCAAGATCTCCAAGGTCTCCGACCTGCTGCCGCTGCTGGAGAAGGTCGTCGGCGAGAGCAAGCCGCTCATGATCATCGCCGAGGACGTCGAGGCCGAGGCACTGTCGACCCTCGTGGTCAACAAGGTGCGCGGCACCTTCAACGCCGTCGCCGTCAAGGCGCCCGGCTTCGGTGACCGCCGCAAGGCGATGCTGCAGGACATGGCCATCCTCACCGGCGGCCAGGTCGTCGCCGAGGAGGTCGGACTGTCCCTGGACTCGGTCGGCCTGGAGGTGCTCGGCACCGCCCGCCGGGTCGTGGCCACCAAGGACACCACGACGATCGTCGAGGGCAGCGGCGACGCCCAGGCGGTGAGCGACCGCGTCGCCCAGCTCCAGGCGGAGGCGGCCGCGACCGACTCCGACTGGGACCGGGAGAAGCTGCAGGAGCGCATCGCCAAGCTCGCCGGCGGCGTCTGCGTCATCAAGGTCGGCGCGCACACCGAGGTGGAGCTCAAGGAGAAGAAGCACCGCATCGAGGACGCCGTCTCGGCGACCCGCGCGGCCATCGAGGAGGGCATCGTCGCCGGTGGCGGCTCGGCCCTGGTGCACGCCGCCCCCGCCGCGGACGAGCTGGGCCTGACCGCCGACGAGGCGGTCGGTGCGGCCATCGTCCGCAAGTCCGCGGCCGAGCCGCTGCGGTGGATCGCCGAGAACGCCGGCCTGCAGGGCTACGTCGCCACCACCAAGGTCGGCGAGATGTCCCCTGGGCAGGGACTCAACGCGGCCACCGGGGAGTACGGCGACCTCTTCGCCGCCGGGGTCATCGACCCGGTGAAGGTCACCCGCTCCGCGCTGCGCAACGCCGCCTCGATCGCCTCCATGGTGCTCACCACCGACACCCTGGTGGTGGACAAGCCCGAGGAGGAGGACGAGGCCGGTCACGGCCACGCGCACTGAGGTCGCGACCGCAGCCGGTCACGACGACGAGGCCCCGCCCGGATCATCCGGGCGGGGCCTCGTGCGTGTGTCTGTGCGTGGGGCGGACGGGTCCGGTCAGCGCGTCTTCTGGTGCGGCCGGGCCGCGTCGACCTGCTCGTAGTGCTCGGCGCGCTCCTCCTCGGTCATCCCGCCCCAGACGCCGTAGGGCTCGCGCACCGTGAGGGCGTGGGTGCGGCACTGCTCCAGGACGGGGCAGCCGCCGCAGACCTGCTTGGCGCGTTCGTCCCGGCGGCGGCGGGCCGGTCCGCGCTCGCCCTCCGGGTGGAAGAAGACCTCCGGACTCGTCGTGCGGCAGGCTCCCTCGAACTGCCACTCCCACAGGTCCGCCACAGGACCGGGCTGATGAGCGATCTCGGCCACGGGATCCTCCTCTCGGGGGGCTGACCCGGTCCCCGCCTCACGCCTCGTCCCCCATCCGGGGCAGTCAGCAGGAAGGTTCCGAGCATGACGAGTTCCTCGTCGTCTTATTACTCTAAGTGATCGAA
This window contains:
- a CDS encoding potassium channel family protein, which translates into the protein MVVGLGRFGTAVCESLVRQGVDVLAIDTDERRVQKYADELTHTVVADATDGEAMRQLGVGSVDRAVVAIGSDIEASVLSVITLHEAGVDRIYAKAITRKHGKILASIGADHVIYPEYVMGQRVAHMVTDGVADYLEFDDEFAIARCSAPVETWDRSLADSGVRTRHTITVVGIKPPGAPFTYAVPETVVEEGDELVVSGRVGDVERFVALPRASRA
- the tsaB gene encoding tRNA (adenosine(37)-N6)-threonylcarbamoyltransferase complex dimerization subunit type 1 TsaB, which codes for MLLAIDTATGTVGAAVHDGERVLAEVVHEDARRHGELLAPAIRGALDQAGVPVSALSAVVCGVGPGPFTGLRVGVVTALTLAHSRGLLPPQGICSLDAVAHQGVSVHEGELLVATDARRREVYWARYEVGAHTARRLDGPGVARAADLPEPVRTLPVAGRGAALYPEALTGPPLPGVTDARPGALAELAVRLRRGDHPDASTALLPPEPLYLRRPDAVEPSR
- the rimI gene encoding ribosomal protein S18-alanine N-acetyltransferase translates to MSPAAPRPATWRDIPLMAGLERAAFPDDPWTEASLWGELAQRPRRSYVVMREPGSEELLGYAGLDLAGDVADVMTLAVDPHARGRGIGGLLLEDLHRRALAGGAASMMLEVRSGNEPARGLYAARGYSLVRSRPRYYPSGEDALVLRKELSADV
- a CDS encoding HD-GYP domain-containing protein, which codes for MWLLVAGLALAAVVTAWSSERWIAPDNPVKTESLIILLVLATLGVVIRERGLGPHWGVSIATVVLAATIPLGGAYGAALVGGLAYLADPGARTLRTRLFNVTMTAAVGAVGGTCYALLGGSFVQNVDFTPRELLLRVGVPLAVAYVVMALVNALCIGAMSFLVRGTRVLTVARSVLSSLGWGYLAHAVTAFLFVVLWGPVGLGPASAVFVLGPLLVAHWTIGRDALARREHQETVTTFVAALEQADPASVGHSARVADVADALGAQLGLSGEAAEELRYAALLHDIGMMVVRSEFPHDPDDEIAYLTALSAHPSAGLNVLAGLDFLEESLPAIAHHHERWDGRGYPAGLQGEQIPLAARIIAVADAFDALMAPQQGSRVDPLAVAEELGRRAGTHLDPTVVSALHAALARPGGLGAGQASRPAPCQDRGGLPDHDHPGVSDLFADWQPENVGQA
- the sodN gene encoding superoxide dismutase, Ni, with translation MFTRFFAPTIEVSAHCDLPCGVYDPAQARIEAESVKKICEKVADNDDADFRMRAMIIKEQRSELVKHHLWVLWTDYFKPPHFEQFPELHVLVNEATKLAGASGTKGSFDVATADELLGKIDRIAEIFAETKKG
- a CDS encoding TrkH family potassium uptake protein, whose translation is MRVFWAHPARSVTLGFLGLVVVGTTLLLLPVSRAAAAPADALVAAFTTVSATCVTGLITVDTGTYWTPFGQVVILALIQIGGFGVMTLATLLAMAVRGKLGLRSSLAAQADSHSQRLGEVRAAIFSTLRILVVLEIVVALVLAARFHWGYGYAPGRALWHGVFHAISAVNNAGFALYPDSATGFVGDIFVIGPICFALVVGGLGFPVLRELLRRVPRERWSVHTRLTLWGTAVLIVLGTGLFWWFETRGGGTLTGLDPWGQFVGALGGGLFPRTAGFNSIDYGMASDETLAVTIVLMFIGGGSAGTAGGVKITTFLILAFVIWSEVRGEPDVVIGRRRISSATQRQALSVALLAVGLVVVSAIYLMSRTEGMRPTDLLFETVSAFATVGLSTGLTASLPWDAQLLLMLLMFLGRVGPITVAAALALNTRHRHYRLPEERPVVG
- the tsaD gene encoding tRNA (adenosine(37)-N6)-threonylcarbamoyltransferase complex transferase subunit TsaD codes for the protein MSEPLVLGIETSCDETGVGLVRGQTLLFDAIASSVDQHARFGGVVPEVASRAHLEAMVPTIERACREAGVRLQDVDAVSVTAGPGLAGALLVGVASAKALALGLGVPLFGVNHLAAHVAVDVVEHGPLPEPTMGLLVSGGHSNLLLVPDVTHDIRSLGATIDDAAGEAFDKVARVLGLPFPGGPHIDRVAREGDQVAIDFPRGLTSGRDLQRHRFDYSFSGLKTAVARWVQAREDAGEPVPVADVAASFQEAVVDVLTRKAVLACSEHGVEDLLIGGGVAANSRLRSLAQERCDAAGIRLRVPRPGLCTDNGAMVAALGAQMLVRGRQASRLDLPADSSQPVEQVSS
- a CDS encoding HD-GYP domain-containing protein; this translates as MPLTWPLALVGFVALVLSEAWRQASPVPVRESPLTQACAMALAMSTAWPVAGGLGDLRGLFGPLLLAAGAVLLVALWYRRVRAVPQGLLRLATSVVVAGLLVRVPGPNGTTLLERIEHPEGDTALFALTLLAAAVLAAAAPIVARGVQAALRRHAWPWATLLAELGRQAPVSLAAASTAVVMSLALTELGAASLVLFQVPLLVLQPAVARQRRIRQAQRQTVFALARLPEEAGFAAAGHGARVAALAVPIARDLGVEPSDLADVEAAALLHDIGQVGLDRPVPDGATVEVSGRDQRQIAATGSSILARTAELSRLSTLVADVGLAQHRAVERGDVSLTSRVVRVASAYDDLTGRATRLAGAAGPVHALERILRTTPHEYDPVVVAALIRQLERRGALSAAQAATLRD